One Phaseolus vulgaris cultivar G19833 chromosome 4, P. vulgaris v2.0, whole genome shotgun sequence DNA window includes the following coding sequences:
- the LOC137837596 gene encoding protein SRC2-like: MGSRYEVELKLSSARGLKNVNWRHGANRPYVVVWVDSSNKLSTHVDQNGDTDANWDQTLVVPLPAKPLEDQTLHIDVVHAVSEEEDTKPLIGSARLKLSEILDDGGMGERVGRTLTLKRPSGRPHGKVEVSVTIREPRYPPPGGYQAPPYGVRDYSPAPQGYGYPSYGAPPSGYPYNAPPQGYGAPPQGYGAPPQGYGEPPQGYGAPPQGYGAQPQGYGAQPQSGYGYSNAPPQTASYGQGSAYGYAPKEEKKKSKFGGMGAGLAVGAVAGVLGGVALVEGAEYLEDKIAEDAAEKVEEDLGYDGDDF, translated from the coding sequence ATGGGTTCTCGATATGAGGTGGAACTGAAACTCTCATCAGCGCGCGGGTTGAAGAACGTGAACTGGCGCCACGGCGCAAACCGCCCGTACGTCGTTGTTTGGGTGGACTCCAGCAACAAGCTCTCCACGCACGTCGATCAGAACGGCGACACCGACGCCAATTGGGATCAGACGCTCGTGGTCCCGTTACCGGCGAAGCCTCTCGAAGATCAAACGCTCCACATCGATGTCGTTCACGCCGTCTCGGAGGAAGAAGACACCAAGCCGCTCATCGGCTCGGCTCGGCTCAAGCTCTCTGAGATTCTCGACGATGGCGGAATGGGCGAGCGCGTGGGCCGCACTCTCACGCTCAAGCGCCCATCGGGGAGACCCCATGGGAAGGTTGAAGTTAGCGTAACCATCAGAGAACCGCGCTATCCTCCACCCGGTGGCTACCAAGCGCCGCCTTACGGCGTGCGGGACTATTCTCCCGCTCCACAGGGCTATGGGTACCCTTCGTACGGTGCGCCGCCAAGTGGGTATCCTTACAATGCTCCACCGCAAGGTTATGGTGCGCCACCGCAGGGCTATGGTGCGCCACCTCAGGGTTATGGTGAGCCACCGCAGGGTTATGGTGCACCACCGCAGGGATATGGTGCGCAACCTCAGGGATATGGTGCGCAACCTCAGAGTGGGTACGGGTATAGTAATGCACCTCCGCAAACGGCGTCGTATGGGCAGGGGAGCGCGTACGGGTACGCGCCGaaagaggagaagaagaagagtaAGTTTGGGGGTATGGGAGCGGGATTGGCTGTGGGCGCGGTTGCTGGGGTTCTAGGTGGAGTCGCGCTTGTGGAGGGTGCTGAGTATCTGGAAGATAAGATTGCTGAAGATGCCGCAGAGAAGGTTGAGGAAGATCTTGGTTACGATGGTGATGACTTCTAG